Below is a window of Candidatus Nitrosotenuis uzonensis DNA.
ACCTCCAGCATAAATCAGGTCACGGATTTAAAAATAAAAGAGTTATCCAGTCTTACCGGATCTATGAGCACGTATAATTGCCATTTTGGAGCTTTTTGTCTAAAAAAAATTCCACCATTTCTATATACTTGTACCCGAACTGGTAGTTAATGAAATTGAGTACAACGACACTAGTCCTTGGAGTTGCACTAGCGGTTGTAGCCGGCCTTTTTAGTTCTACTATTTTTGGTATAACCGGAATTAAAAGCGACGCACAAACCAGTACGACTGCCACAGGTCTAATTACAGGACATGTAGTCACGACATTGACAGACTCTGATGGTAACATCAAAGCATATAGACAATCAGACAACCTAATTGTAAACAACGGTGAGAACTGTGTTTCAAAAATGTTGTTTGGTGCTAGTGGTGGAAGTAGCACTGGTACCAACGTTTGCACAGGTGCAATAACTGAAGGATTCAGATACATTGCAATTGGCAACAGCTCTGCAACAGTTGCCAGTGATAATACTGGGCTTGGAGCAGAATTGACTGCAAGCGGGCTTGGAATTAAATATAGCACCATCACTTGGACTAACTCAACAGGTTCCGGTTCAGGCACCACCGCACAGGCTGTGATGGCGGCTACATTTACAAATAGTGGACCAACACAAGCCGTAACAGAGTCAGGACTGTTCAACGGTACAAACGCCTCCACAAACGGCATGTTTGCAAGACAGACATTCTCTAGCATCAGCATGAATAACGGTGACTCATTGACTGTCCAGTGGACTATCAATGTAGGTGGAACCGCTAACGCACTGACACCATAGTCCTAAAAACTCTTTCTTCTTCTTTTTATTTTAAATTCTGCCTAGCCTTTGCCTTTCTGTATCCATGACTGAACGACTTGTCATATAGTTTTGAATACTCGTATGACTTTGGTTGTATCACATCGCCGATAATCACAATTGCTGTGCGTGTTATCTTTTCTGCCCAGACCTTCTTTACAATATCAGATAACGTTCCAGTAATTACTTTCTGGTCAGGCCAGCTTGCCCTGTACACTACAGCTGTTGGTGTGGATAGCGCGTATCCGCCCTTGACTGCCTCCCTTACTATATCAGATAACAGGTGCACGCTCAGATAGAATATCATGGTGGACTTGTGCTTTGCAAGCTCGCTTATCTGCTCCTGCCTTGGAACCTTGGTGCGCTTTTCTGCCCTTGTGATGATTATTGTCTGCGTTATGCCAGGCAGCGTAAGCTGTAAGCCCAAGGCAGCAGATGATGCAAGAAACGATGTAACCCCAGGGACCACCTCAAACTCTATTCCCTCCTTTTGCAGACTGTCTGTCTGCTCCCTGATTGCCCCGTAAATGGCAGGATCCCCGTCGTGCAATCGTACAACTGTTTTGCCCCTTTTCGCATTCTTGCTCAAAATATCAAATATCTCCTCTCTTATCAGGCCTGACGCATCATGCATTTTTGCCTTTTTGCACATCCCAAGTATCTTCTCAGGTATCAAAGATCCCGAATACACCACAACGTCGGCCTTTTGCAGTAGCTTTTTTGCTTTGACTGTTATCAAATCCGGATCGCCAGGCCCGCAACCCACAAAGTAGACTTTATGCACGTTTTACCACCATTATAGAAAAATACTTTGTAGTCAACGTGCTCTCATTGACATCTCCAAGCCTCATCTTCCTTACAATCTCGTTTGGGGTTCCAAGGTCCTGCCCTATTGCAAATATCGAATCATCTGAAAACCCAGATTCTTTTAGCAGCTTGATTACCTGATCAAAATACCTTCCATCCTTGAGAAATATCATAGTATCGCAGTTCTTTGCCGTTTCCTTGACACGTGACAGATCATAGCATGATGGTATCACTGCCATGGTCTCCGCCCCCTCCGCCAGGCTTATCCCAACCTTTGATGCAAACGTAAACATCGAGACTATACCCGGAATGACTGAGATCTTTATCTGCGGAAACTTTAGCTGCAGTTCGCGGTGCAGATAGATCCACGTGCTGTAAAGATATGGATCTCCAACAGTAAGATAGACGACTTTTTTTCCTTCAAGAACCTTGTTTGCAAGAATCTGTGTGTTCTTCTCCCAGGTGCTCTCCAGCGTGTCCTTGTCCTTTACCATAGGGAACACCAGATTGACTATCTCATGATTTCCAATCAGTGATTCCACCACAGATAGCGCTATGCTAGGCTTGCCTTCCTTTGCCGTCGGGCACGCGATGACCTCGGCCGACTGGATTGCCTTGACTGCCTTGACCGTTAAAAGTTCCGGATCCCCCGGACCGCAACCCACACAGACAAGCTCGTGCATGCTCTAGACCAATTTTTTCCTAGATAAAAGTGCATTATTTTGTGGCAGATATTATCGTGACCGGGTTCCTTGCCAGCATCATAGTTCCAGTGGACGTTTTTTTGCTTTTTGATATCGTAACCTGTGTTATGTCAATTTCTGAAAAGCCAAGACCTTGCACCACATTTAGCACTGCATAAAGCGTCTCTATCAGAATCACGCCAATCACAATCCTTGATTTTGGCTTTAGTTTCTCGTAGCACATCCTAACTATCTCTTCAGTGTCACCTCCAGTACCGCCTACAAAAATTGCATCAGCTGGAGGCAGCTCTGCTATCTTTTGTTTGGCATCAGAGAGTATCACATCAACATTTGAAATTCCAAACTTTGCAAGATTTTTCTTTGTCAGCTCCACTGCTTTTGGATCCACATCTATCGCATACACCCTGCCATCCCTTCCTACCTGCAGCGCAGCTTCAACCGTTATCGAGCCGCTGCCGCAGCCTATATCGTATACAATGTACCCCCCAGACAGTCTTGCCTTGCTTATCTGTAGTGACCTTGGCTCCTCCTTTGTTATTGGAACCTCCTCTGTTCTCTCAAAGTATTCATCAGGTATGCCTGGCGTTCTGTATTCCCACATGCCCTAGATCGGCTTTATCGGACCCATTGTAACGTCCGGGTGGTGCACCAGAGTATAGGTAATAATCCACATAAACAGATAGATGAACACAAAGCTGCCAATTCCTGTTGTGACTATCTTTTTCCTATCGGAAGGAGGCAGTCCTATCTTCATCCCCTTGCCGACTATAGCAGACGCAATAAAGACTATAATCATGAATGCAATGGAAGCCCATCTCCTCTCCTCCCCCTCAATGGACTCGAACAAAAACGTGGCAATTATTCCGCCTATAGCTGCCATGCCTATTCTAATCCAGAACAGTCTGTCAAGAAGCTTCTTGCGCCTCTCTGACTCATCCATGTTGTCCGGCGCTTCAGTCTTTGGCGCCTCGTCCTTTGGCTCATCCGGATTGGCCTTTTTCTTTGGATGCTTGGTCAATGAAATTTCTACGGTGACTCAAAGCCATCCAGTTTAAAGTCTTTGGTCGAACCTGCATCATTAAGAGTATATTTGCAGCTTTATGCAAGATCAGCATGGCGCTGGCTGGAATTGAGCTCACCTTTCTTGTAAAAGAAATAGCACGAGCCGCTGACGGATATTATGTAAATAACATTTACGCAATAAATCGCAACAGCATTCTCTTCAAGCTCCACCATCCGGAAAAGCCAGACATATTCTTGGTGCTCTCAACTATCGGTATGTGGCTTACCGGCATCAAAATAGACCAAATAGAGGAAAACCGCATGATAAAGCGCCTGCGCGATGACCTGCTAAGAATGAAGATAACAAAAATAGAGCAGATAGGCGTGGAGCGGATCGCATACATAACGTTCTCAGGTTTTGACAAAGAATTTGTGCTTATCTGCGAATTTTTCGGCGACGGAAACTTACTGCTCTGCGATAGCAATCTGAAAATTCTTGCCCTGCTCCATTCCATCGAGGTAAGACACCGTGAGCTCAAAGTCGGCATGACATATGCCCCCCCTCCCCAGATGGGCCTTAACATATTTGATATAAACGAGAAGAATTTTGATGAGGCAAGATCAGTTACAACACCGATAGCTAGGTGGCTTGGCAGAACCTTCGGCCTGCCTGCAAAGTACGCCGAACAGATACTAAATCTTGCAAAAATTAATCTGGAAACACCTGCAGATCATCTAACACATGATGACATAAAACAGATCGTCCAGGTGGCAAGCACCCTGACAAAAAGAATTGTCAGTGGCCAGCACGAGCCTGCAATACTCAAAACTGAGAAAGGACTTGATGTATACCCAGTAAAGCCTGATGGTGCGCAAGATACGGAAAACGTCCCGACCTTCATGGAAGGACTTGATAGGGTTTTATCAAAGACACTGCTTGAGCAGGGCAAAAAAGCTCAGAGTACCGAGATTGACAAAAAAATATCAGAGCTGCAAAGTGTAATAGACGAGCAGGACAGGGCAGTCCAGCAGGTGAAGGAAAAATCCGAGTCAATAGCCAAGGTGGCAAAGGCACTTTTTGCACTAAGCTCGCAAGGCGTAATCTCAATAGCAGATCCCCGCTCTATTGAGACCCTCAAGTCACAAAACGCCGAGATCATCAAGGAAAAAGGAATAACATATGTAAAGATAAACAGTGAAAAAGTGCAGATAAAGGAGAACTCTTCCATACCGGCAATAGCCTCACTCCTTTACGATGAATCAAAAAAGCAGGCATCTGCAATTCAATACATACTCAACCTAAGGGAGAAAAACCAAATAGCAATAGAAAAGCTCAGAAAACAATCAGTTACAGCAAAGGATTCCATCTCATATACACAAATGCAAAAGAAGAGCTGGTTTGAGCGGTACCGCTGGTTCTTCACATCCGATGACCTCCTTGCAATAGGCGGCCGCGACTCCTCGTCAAACTCGGCCATTATAAGAAAGCATCTTGCCAAGTCAGACAAGGTGTTCCATGCAGAAGTGTTTGGCTCGCCATTTTTCATTTTAAAGGACGTGCCAGAGCAGATCCCATTTGACTCTCTAAATGAAGTGGCCCATGCCACTGTATGCTTTAGCAGGGCATGGAGGGAGGCAATGTACGGAATGAGTGCCTACTGGATAAACCCAGAGCAGGTAAAAAAGGCAGCACCAAGCGGGCAGTTCCTCGCAAAAGGATCCTTTGTGCTGGAAGGGCAAAAAAATTTCGTAAAGATCTCAGATCTTGTGCTTGCAATCGGAATCATGAAAAAAGACAACCGCCATATGATAACGTGCGGTCCGCCAGAACCAATAAAGAAAAACTGCATCTGCTTTGCTATAATCAAACCCGGAGGATCCGATATGCCGGACGTTGCAAAAAAGCTCCGGTCTGATTTTATCAAACTGGAAGAAGATATTGCAAAAAACTTTACCGTCGACGACTATGTTCGCGTTTTGCCCGCAGGCCAGAGCCATATAACAGAGGTTGTCCATTCCAAAGTTGACTGAGTTTGTTGCAGACGCAATGCTTGGAACGCTGGCAAAGAAATTAAGGATTTTGGGCTTTGACTGCAAGTACTTTGCGTCAATAAATGATGAGGAGATTGCCGCTCTTGCAAAAGCCGACTCTCGCACAATTATTACAAAAGACAAGCTGCTTGCGCAAAAATGCAAAAAGCAGGATATCAGAGTAATCTACCTTGAATCACATTCTGAAAAGGAACATCTAATCAAGATAGCAAGAGTGTGTAATCTAAGATACGCCGTAGACGCATCAAATGCGCGCTGCACATCATGTAATGGTTGCCTTAAAAAAGCAGACAGGTCCATCATAACCTTGATGCCTCAGCTCACCCATATCAGTCAGTTCTGGCAGTGTCTTGACTGCAAGCATATCTACTGGGAGGGAAGTCATATTAGAAACTTGAAGAAATTCATAAGTGAAGTCAATGTCGAATTACAAAATAAGCGATGAGGACGGCGTCAGTCTTGTCAGAGCTGCAAGAAGTATAGTTACCGAATTTGTCAAGAGCGGCCGCAAAATCAAACTGGACGAAAATGAAAGAAAGCGATTCTCCTTTGAATGTGGAATATTTGTCACACTTGAAAAAGAATCTGATCTGAGAGGCTGCATAGGCTTTCCACTGCCCCGCAGGCTTGATACTGCGCTTCCAGAGGCTGCCATAGCTGCTGCAACAAATGATCCCAGATTCCCCCCAGTCACGGTTGATGAGCTTGACAAGATAACATTTGAGGTAACAGTACTCACGCCACCAGTTGAGCTCAAAGTCGAGCCATCCCAGATACCATCATCAATCAAAGTAGGCAGGGACGGCCTCATAGTAAAGCAGGGACCATACTCCGGCCTGCTGCTGCCCCAAGTGCCGGTCGAATATGGCTGGAACGAACAAGAGTTTCTAGCTCATACGTGCCAGAAGGCAGGCCTGCCGCAAGACTGCTGGAAGAAAGAAGACACCAGGGTGTTCTCGTTTGAAGGAATAATATTCAGAGAGAGCAGTCCAAACGGCCAGGTAGTAAGGCACTTTCTATAACATGTCAGTGTCAATGCTAAGCTGCTGGCCGCTTTGCAGCCTTTCGTATTCTTGCTCTGATGCAATTACCAGCGGAATGTTGGCAAGCGCGCATCCTGAGGCCACCGTGATGTCTGCCTTTTTGCACACCATCGCGTACGGCGCAGAGCCGCTTGACTTTAACGAGTATATCGTGTACGCCCCAACACTGCTGCCAACCCCATGAGGAAATACAAGGATGCAGTTCTTGACTGACCTTCCAACTAGATCGTGCTTGTCATCAGATATGATGCCCGATTTTTTGTCAACGGAGCCAAGAAAGTTAATCGGCGTGTTTGTCTTCAGAATGCTGCCGCTGGCCTTACCCCTCACTATCACCTTCATTTTGTCTCATCTCGTATTATGTGTGATAGCGGTTTTAGATTCACATCAACTCCCGTCGAGTTCTTCAGATAGTATGCACCTTTGATGCTGTTTGTAGTCACAGAGTCTATCTGGCTTTTGTCTACAAGCGGCGTCAAGCACGTGCAGCAGTCAGAGAGAATCTCGCATCCTGCCCTCTCTATCTCGTTTGTGTATCCAAGCTTTCTTGCCTGCTCTTGTACAGCTCTTGGACAGAACACCATGCACCTTTTCTTAAACGAGCGTCCCTTGAGCATCACTGAAAGATCCTCCATCTCTCCAAGGCCCAGCTGTGGGCTGCCCAGTGTCACTATATCACCCCTGTCTGCAGTGTTTAGCTCATCAAAGACATTCTGCATTTCTTTTTTGTCAAAATCTATCTTCTCCGAACCAGGAGTATCCTCCAAAAAGAACTTGCCGCATCGTCCTGATGTTCCCATGCCGCCGCACAGGGATTTGCAGCTCCGCCTATCAAGGTTTTTGACTCCAGATATTGAAACTGAATTGTCTGCAACCTTGCCTGCAAAGTAGCCTAACATTCCCATGGTCATCTCGTTTGGCTCGTCAACTTTCATTCTTATTGTAAGGTTGGGCTTGTCATTCTTTCTAAGATCCGAATACGGGCTCTTGCCTGTCAGGGCGCTTGCCAGAGCCGAGAACGCTGATTCTTTGTTGGTCCTCAGGCCGCTAACAGAGTTTGCATAAATTGCAGCGTTACTTTCCGCAAACGATACCTGTGTTCCGTTCTGAGGAATGTCAAATATCTCGTACGGTATACAGGAAAACGAAGGAACCACGCCCATCCTTTCATACGATTCCTTGATGCTCTTCTGTTTTTGTATGAACTCGTCTGAAAGGTTATAGTTTGATACCTTTTCAAAATCAAATCCCATCGGGTTCACCGTGGTCATCACCTTTACTCTGGCGTTCTGCGATAGCTTTGAGAGAAACTCTTGGCCTGCATCGCCGATGGTGTTATAGTTTACGCCAGAGAGGTGCGCCCACTTGATCGGCACGAGTCTTTCTGCATTTGTTGCCTCTCCTATTGCCACCAGGATCCTGTATGCAGTCTCCATGGTCTCCCCATATTCGCCCTTTAGCGCAAGCTCCTCTTCTCGTGTAAGCTCCACGGTATGATCTTGGCCAATGCCGTATAATACTTAATTGGAATTTTCCAAGTTTAATTATTATTGAATGCCTTGCATGTAGAAATATGGAAAAGATCCTGCGCGGCATGATGGAGACAATGAACTCAGTCAGGCCGCCCCGCATGACTGCGTTGCGCCAGCTGCATGATGTTGAGAACGGCCGACCCTTTGCAATCCTTATTGGAACCATACTGTCCGCAAGGACAAAGGATGAGAACACCACAAAGGTTGTCAGGGATCTGTTTTTGCACTACAAGACAGTCGACGAGCTTGCATCTGCCAAGATAAGAGATGTTGAAAAGATAATCAGGTCAATCGGGTTCTACCATGTAAAGGCAAAAAGGATAATCGATGTTGCAAAGATAATCAAGTCCCAGTACAACGGCAAGGTACCTGAAGATATGGACGAGCTCATCACGCTGCCCGGAGTTGGAAGAAAGACTGCAAACTGCGTCCTAGTTTACGCGTTTGAAAAGCCTGCCATACCAGTAGACATCCACGTGCACCGCATCTCAAACAGGCTAGGCCTTGTCAGCACAAAGACGCCAGAAGAGACCGAGCTTGCCCTGATGGAAAAAATACCAAAAAAATACTGGCTTGAGATTAACGATACATTTGTCATGTACGGCCAGAACATCTGCAAGCCTGTATCGCCGATGTGTGATGTGTGCAAGATAAAAAAGCTCTGCAAATATTATTCTACGAGCGCTTCTTGATCAGCAATAATATGCCGATGAGGGCCCCGACGGCCCCGCTCACAATGAACGGATAGTAGTGGAACGGGTTCTTTGATACGTCGCCTGACATTATGTCTATTGTGAACGTGCCAGAGTTTATTGCAGGCGGATCTGACCTTTCGTCCATCCCATATACTGCATATCCGCCGACTGCAAACTCGTTCAAGTCCACGTTGCTGACAACTATCCTCTTTCCGTTGCTGATGGTAATCCCAGGCGAATCACCATGGGCCGCAATTATCTTAGAGTCAGGAGACCATCCATTGACGTCAACTTTGGTAGCAGGTATGTACCCTATGTCAGGAAGGTTGAAGGCTGCCCAGAACCTGCGCTCAGGCGGGCTTCCCATGCCTATGTCGATGTATTTTTCATGATCGTTTGCATCATAGAGCCTTAGCACTGCATTTCCTTTTGGGTTTGCGTAAAGCAGGTTGTTCTGTATGGTCACCTGCCAGTTGCCATGGTGCGACTTTTCAAAGCTCTTGAACTCTGCGTCGGCCCTCACCCTGTTAAAGTCCTGCGCCGGAATCTGTATTTCCTGTAGCGTCAAGGTAGGGTTGGCAAACTCTTGCGCATATACTGGCGCCACAGACAATGCAAAGAACAAGGCAGCGACGATCAGAATATTCATTTTTTAATCCACAAACGGTTTTTTGTGGCCCATTATTACCTTTGAGACCTCAGGTCGCAGGATGAACTCTGATGGGGCCTGGCCTTCCTCTATCATCGAGCGCAGCTTGGTTCCGCTTATCTGCTCGTGGAATTCCGGACTGTGCGGACATGCGCGCTCGTTTGTAAATGTGAGACATTTTTTGCAATAGTAAAACGCCGGAAAGAATATCGGCTTTATCTCAAGGTCGGTAAAGTCAGAGAATATCTCCTGCGCGGCAAACGGGGAATAGTACTTGCCCACACCTGCATGATCCCTTCCTATTATGATGTGCGTGCACCCGTAGTTCTGCCTCATGATTGCATGGTGTATTGCCTCTTTGGGCCCTGCATACCTCATCTCTGTGTGCAGTGTGGCAAGGACGCATCTGTTCTTTGGATAATAGTGCTCTATCATTGCAAGGTACGATTCCAGTATGACATCGTCTGCAAAGTCGCCTGACTTTTTCTTTCCAATCAGTGGGTTTACAAACACGCCATCGTGTGTGGTAAGCGATGTCTTTTGCAACATTTCGTGCGCCACGTGAGGAGGATTCCTTGTCTGGAATGCCACTATGGTTTTCCATCCGGCATCAGAGAATGCCTTTCTTGTCTGCTCGGGGTTCATCCTGTACTTTCTTATCGGGTCATCCTTGGGCCTTGTAATGTAATCTATCTTGCCGCCAACCAGATAATCGCTCATCGAAAACGTCTTTGCAACCCCGGGGTGGTTCTGGTCCGTCGTCCCATACACTGCCTGCGCCGTTGCCTGCTTGTCAAATGTGTACACTTGCTCCACGTGGAGCAAGGCAAACTGGCCTCCCTGCTTTGTCTTTAATGCGACATCGCCTGCCTGCCTCATCTTCTCTGCTGTCTCCTTGTCAACGTCAAGCACTATTGGAACGGTCCACGGAAGATCGTTTCCAAGCCTTCCCCTTCTTATGACGCTCTCATAGTCGTCCTGGAGCAAAAACCCCTCCAGCGGGCTGAATATCCCGTCTGCAATATTTTCAACATCGTTTGCAAGATCATCGGAGACCGTAATCGAGTACGCCCCGCTTGCATCCTTGTTTGAGATTCTGCTAATCAGCCTGCCGCCATGAGGCCTGATAGCGCCCTGTGAGCTCATCTTGCCGTGTGGTCCATGTGAAGACCACATTCCTTGTGTTGATCGGATTCCCACCACCATCGCCCGGCCCTCAGATCCTCACCAGGCTTTATTGGGCGCGTGCACGGCTCGCAGCCGATGCTTGTGTATCCTTTGTCCAGCAGCTTGTTGTACGGGATGTTCTTTGATTTGATGTAATCAAGTACCTGCTCCCATGTCCACTCTATAATCGGGTTTACTTTGATAATTCCTCCGTGCATTCTGTCTATTTCGACCATCGATGCCTTGGACCTATTTTCGTTTTGGTCTCGCCTCAGGCCGGTAATCCATGCATCAAGTGTTCCAAGAATCTTGTTTAGTGGGTGCACCTTACGTATCTCGCAGCACAGCTTTCTGTTCTCCACGCTCTCATAGAACAGGTTTATGCCCTTGGTTCTTACCATCTGCTCGACCTGTTGAGTATTAGGGAACATCACCTCGAATTTTATTCCGTATCTTTTGCTCAGGCTGTCCATCACATCGTATGTCTCCTGATTGAGCCTGCCCGTGTCCAGTGTGAAAAATCTTGCCTTGGGGTTGATCTTAATTATCATGTCGGTAACAACAGAGTCCTCTGCTCCAAAGCTTGACGCCTTGGCTATCTTTTCGCCAAAAGTATCATACGCCCACTTTAAGGCGTCCTCGGGTGTCTTTAGCTTGGA
It encodes the following:
- the sat gene encoding sulfate adenylyltransferase; translated protein: MSSQGAIRPHGGRLISRISNKDASGAYSITVSDDLANDVENIADGIFSPLEGFLLQDDYESVIRRGRLGNDLPWTVPIVLDVDKETAEKMRQAGDVALKTKQGGQFALLHVEQVYTFDKQATAQAVYGTTDQNHPGVAKTFSMSDYLVGGKIDYITRPKDDPIRKYRMNPEQTRKAFSDAGWKTIVAFQTRNPPHVAHEMLQKTSLTTHDGVFVNPLIGKKKSGDFADDVILESYLAMIEHYYPKNRCVLATLHTEMRYAGPKEAIHHAIMRQNYGCTHIIIGRDHAGVGKYYSPFAAQEIFSDFTDLEIKPIFFPAFYYCKKCLTFTNERACPHSPEFHEQISGTKLRSMIEEGQAPSEFILRPEVSKVIMGHKKPFVD
- the cobM gene encoding precorrin-4 C(11)-methyltransferase — protein: MHKVYFVGCGPGDPDLITVKAKKLLQKADVVVYSGSLIPEKILGMCKKAKMHDASGLIREEIFDILSKNAKRGKTVVRLHDGDPAIYGAIREQTDSLQKEGIEFEVVPGVTSFLASSAALGLQLTLPGITQTIIITRAEKRTKVPRQEQISELAKHKSTMIFYLSVHLLSDIVREAVKGGYALSTPTAVVYRASWPDQKVITGTLSDIVKKVWAEKITRTAIVIIGDVIQPKSYEYSKLYDKSFSHGYRKAKARQNLK
- a CDS encoding phosphoadenylyl-sulfate reductase, which produces MPRFTQEQVDQINSKLKTPEDALKWAYDTFGEKIAKASSFGAEDSVVTDMIIKINPKARFFTLDTGRLNQETYDVMDSLSKRYGIKFEVMFPNTQQVEQMVRTKGINLFYESVENRKLCCEIRKVHPLNKILGTLDAWITGLRRDQNENRSKASMVEIDRMHGGIIKVNPIIEWTWEQVLDYIKSKNIPYNKLLDKGYTSIGCEPCTRPIKPGEDLRAGRWWWESDQHKECGLHMDHTAR
- the cobI gene encoding precorrin-2 C(20)-methyltransferase is translated as MHELVCVGCGPGDPELLTVKAVKAIQSAEVIACPTAKEGKPSIALSVVESLIGNHEIVNLVFPMVKDKDTLESTWEKNTQILANKVLEGKKVVYLTVGDPYLYSTWIYLHRELQLKFPQIKISVIPGIVSMFTFASKVGISLAEGAETMAVIPSCYDLSRVKETAKNCDTMIFLKDGRYFDQVIKLLKESGFSDDSIFAIGQDLGTPNEIVRKMRLGDVNESTLTTKYFSIMVVKRA
- a CDS encoding aconitase X encodes the protein MELTREEELALKGEYGETMETAYRILVAIGEATNAERLVPIKWAHLSGVNYNTIGDAGQEFLSKLSQNARVKVMTTVNPMGFDFEKVSNYNLSDEFIQKQKSIKESYERMGVVPSFSCIPYEIFDIPQNGTQVSFAESNAAIYANSVSGLRTNKESAFSALASALTGKSPYSDLRKNDKPNLTIRMKVDEPNEMTMGMLGYFAGKVADNSVSISGVKNLDRRSCKSLCGGMGTSGRCGKFFLEDTPGSEKIDFDKKEMQNVFDELNTADRGDIVTLGSPQLGLGEMEDLSVMLKGRSFKKRCMVFCPRAVQEQARKLGYTNEIERAGCEILSDCCTCLTPLVDKSQIDSVTTNSIKGAYYLKNSTGVDVNLKPLSHIIRDETK
- the rqcH gene encoding ribosome rescue protein RqcH, producing MALAGIELTFLVKEIARAADGYYVNNIYAINRNSILFKLHHPEKPDIFLVLSTIGMWLTGIKIDQIEENRMIKRLRDDLLRMKITKIEQIGVERIAYITFSGFDKEFVLICEFFGDGNLLLCDSNLKILALLHSIEVRHRELKVGMTYAPPPQMGLNIFDINEKNFDEARSVTTPIARWLGRTFGLPAKYAEQILNLAKINLETPADHLTHDDIKQIVQVASTLTKRIVSGQHEPAILKTEKGLDVYPVKPDGAQDTENVPTFMEGLDRVLSKTLLEQGKKAQSTEIDKKISELQSVIDEQDRAVQQVKEKSESIAKVAKALFALSSQGVISIADPRSIETLKSQNAEIIKEKGITYVKINSEKVQIKENSSIPAIASLLYDESKKQASAIQYILNLREKNQIAIEKLRKQSVTAKDSISYTQMQKKSWFERYRWFFTSDDLLAIGGRDSSSNSAIIRKHLAKSDKVFHAEVFGSPFFILKDVPEQIPFDSLNEVAHATVCFSRAWREAMYGMSAYWINPEQVKKAAPSGQFLAKGSFVLEGQKNFVKISDLVLAIGIMKKDNRHMITCGPPEPIKKNCICFAIIKPGGSDMPDVAKKLRSDFIKLEEDIAKNFTVDDYVRVLPAGQSHITEVVHSKVD
- a CDS encoding TIGR00296 family protein — its product is MSNYKISDEDGVSLVRAARSIVTEFVKSGRKIKLDENERKRFSFECGIFVTLEKESDLRGCIGFPLPRRLDTALPEAAIAAATNDPRFPPVTVDELDKITFEVTVLTPPVELKVEPSQIPSSIKVGRDGLIVKQGPYSGLLLPQVPVEYGWNEQEFLAHTCQKAGLPQDCWKKEDTRVFSFEGIIFRESSPNGQVVRHFL
- a CDS encoding aconitase X swivel domain-containing protein; the protein is MKVIVRGKASGSILKTNTPINFLGSVDKKSGIISDDKHDLVGRSVKNCILVFPHGVGSSVGAYTIYSLKSSGSAPYAMVCKKADITVASGCALANIPLVIASEQEYERLQSGQQLSIDTDML
- a CDS encoding endonuclease III domain-containing protein, whose translation is MEKILRGMMETMNSVRPPRMTALRQLHDVENGRPFAILIGTILSARTKDENTTKVVRDLFLHYKTVDELASAKIRDVEKIIRSIGFYHVKAKRIIDVAKIIKSQYNGKVPEDMDELITLPGVGRKTANCVLVYAFEKPAIPVDIHVHRISNRLGLVSTKTPEETELALMEKIPKKYWLEINDTFVMYGQNICKPVSPMCDVCKIKKLCKYYSTSAS
- the cbiT gene encoding precorrin-6Y C5,15-methyltransferase (decarboxylating) subunit CbiT, whose protein sequence is MWEYRTPGIPDEYFERTEEVPITKEEPRSLQISKARLSGGYIVYDIGCGSGSITVEAALQVGRDGRVYAIDVDPKAVELTKKNLAKFGISNVDVILSDAKQKIAELPPADAIFVGGTGGDTEEIVRMCYEKLKPKSRIVIGVILIETLYAVLNVVQGLGFSEIDITQVTISKSKKTSTGTMMLARNPVTIISATK
- a CDS encoding Mut7-C RNAse domain-containing protein; translation: MTEFVADAMLGTLAKKLRILGFDCKYFASINDEEIAALAKADSRTIITKDKLLAQKCKKQDIRVIYLESHSEKEHLIKIARVCNLRYAVDASNARCTSCNGCLKKADRSIITLMPQLTHISQFWQCLDCKHIYWEGSHIRNLKKFISEVNVELQNKR